A single Chlorocebus sabaeus isolate Y175 chromosome 3, mChlSab1.0.hap1, whole genome shotgun sequence DNA region contains:
- the GJB6 gene encoding gap junction beta-6 protein: MDWGALHTLIGGVNKHSTSIGKVWVTVIFIFRVMILVVAAHEVWGDEQEDFVCNTLQPGCKNVCYDHFFPVSHIRLWALQLIFVSTPALLVAMHVAYYRHETTRKFRRGDKRNEFKDIEDIKKQKVRIEGSLWWTYTSSIFFRIIFEAAFMYVFYFLYNGYHLPWVLKCGIDPCPNLVDCFISRPTEKTVFTIFMISASVICMLLNVAELCYLLLRVCFRRSKRAQTQRNHPNHALKESKQNEMNELISDSGQNAITGFPS, encoded by the coding sequence ATGGACTGGGGGGCCCTGCACACTTTGATTGGGGGGGTCAACAAACACTCCACCAGCATCGGGAAGGTGTGGGTCACGGTCATCTTCATCTTTCGAGTCATGATCCTCGTCGTGGCCGCTCACGAAGTGTGGGGCGACGAGCAGGAGGACTTTGTCTGCAACACACTGCAACCGGGATGCAAAAACGTGTGCTATGACCACTTTTTCCCGGTGTCCCACATCCGGCTGTGGGCCCTCCAGCTGATCTTTGTCTCCACCCCAGCGCTGCTGGTGGCCATGCACGTGGCCTACTACAGGCATGAAACCACGCGCAAGTTCAGGCGAGGAGACAAGCGGAATGAATTCAAAGACATAGAGGACATTAAAAAGCAGAAGGTTCGGATAGAGGGGTCGCTGTGGTGGACGTACACCAGCAGCATCTTTTTCCGAATCATCTTCGAGGCGGCCTTTATGTATGTGTTTTACTTCCTTTACAATGGGTACCACCTGCCCTGGGTGTTGAAATGTGGGATTGATCCCTGCCCCAACCTTGTTGACTGCTTTATTTCTAGGCCAACAGAGAAGACTGTGTTTACCATTTTTATGATTTCTGCATCTGTGATTTGCATGCTGCTTAACGTGGCAGAGTTGTGCTACCTGCTGCTGAGAGTGTGTTTTAGGAGATCAAAGAGAGCACAGACACAAAGAAATCACCCCAACCATGCCCTAAAGGAGAGTAAGCAGAATGAAATGAATGAGCTGATTTCAGATAGTGGTCAAAATGCAATCACAGGTTTCCCAAGCTAA